GAACCGGCCGCTATTGGTAAGCAAACATAACCAATACCCACCAAAGGTCGCCTGCCATGCCCGTCATCACCGAAATCGAGGACCTCAAGCGCATCTACCGTCGCCGCGTGCCAAAGATGTTCTACGATTATTGCGAATCCGGCAGCTGGTCCGAACAGACCTTTCGCGAGAACAGCTCGGATTTCGACAAGCTGTATCTGCGTCAACGCGTGGCCGTCGACATGGCGGGCCGCAATCTGAAGACCCAGATGATCGGACAGGACGTGTCGATGCCGGTGGCGCTGGCGCCGGTCGGTCTGACCGGGATGCAGCATTTCGACGGCGAGATCAAAGCCGCGCGGGCGGCCGAGAAATTCGGTGTTCCGTTCTGCCTGTCGACCATGTCGATCTGTTCGATCGAGGATGTCGCGTCGCATACCGAAAAACCGTTCTGGATGCAGGTCTACACGCTCAAGGACGACGATTTCATGCAACGGCTGTTCGACCGGGCGAAGGACGCCAAATGCTCGGCCGCGGTGATCACCGTCGACCTGCAATTGCTGGGCCAGCGTCACAAGGACCTCAAGAACGGCCTGTCGGCCCCGCCGAAACTGACCCCCGCCTCGGTCGCCAACATGATGACCAAGGTTCAGTGGGGCATCGGCATGCTGTCGACCAAGCGGCGGTTCTTCGGCAATATCGTCGGCCATGCCAAGGGCGTGACCGACCCTTCGTCACTCAGCACCTGGACCGCCGAGGCGTTCGACCAGTCGCTGAACTGGGACCGCATCCGCGAATTCCGCAAGATGTGGGACGGCCCGCTGATCATCAAGGGCATCATGGATCCGCGCGACGCGCTCGAGGCCTGCAACGTGGGCGCGGATGCGATCATCGTGTCGAACCACGGCGGGCGTCAGCTGGACGGCGCGCTCAGTTCCATCCGCGCCCTGCCGGCGATCGTCGATGCCGTGGGTGACAAGATCGAGGTGCATCTCGACAGCGGCATCCGGTCGGGTCAAGACGTGCTCAAGGCGGTCGCCATGGGCGCCAAGGCGGCGTGGATCGGGCGCGCCTGGGTCTACGGGCTGGGCGCGATGGGGCAACAGGGCGTGACCCGCGCACTGGAAGTCATCCACAAGGAACTGGACATGTCGATGGCACTGTGCGGCCGCACCGACATCGCCAAGGTCGATCGCGATATCCTGATGGTGCCCCAGGGTTTCGACGACGGCTGGCAGTAAAACCGCCGCCGCTGTCGCGGATCACTGCCGCGACAGCAACCGCGCCCAGACCGGCAGCAGACCGGCGGCGACGGCGAACATGATCGCGGCGATGACGTAGAAAGACATCCGAAGCCCGAAACCCTCGGACACGAACCCCATGATGACCGGGCCCAGGAAAAACGCCGCATAGCCAAGCGCTGCGGCCTGGCTGATCGCGGTCAGGCGAAACCGCGGGGGCACCGCCTGTCCGACCAGCCCCAGTGCCAGCGGACCCACAACCGACGATCCCAGCCCGCCCAACAGAAAGCCCAGATAGGCGACGGGTATGCTGGGCGCCATGCCCGCCAGCGCCAGCCCGCCACCGGCCAGGCAGGACGCGATCACCATGACCCGGAACGGCGGCCAGCCGGCGCCAATAAGATGCGCCCCCAGCCGTCCCACGGCCATGCCGGTCGCCAGCAGGGCCGGGCCGTTGGCCCCCTGCCCCGGCGACCCGTTCAAAGTGCGTTCGATATGCAGGGCCGACCACCCCTCGGACGCCGCTTCGCTCAGAAACGCCGCCAGAACGACCAGGCCGCCGACCCAGACGATGGCCCGGGAAACGCGTTCGGTCGCGCCGTCCGCCGGATCGCCGGATTGCAGGGCGCGATCCGGCAAGCGCATCCACGGCACCAGCATCGCCACGGCAACGGCCAATCCGGCAAAGATGACCGGCGGTTCAAGCCCGGCATCGCGCGCGACCCCGACGCCGACCGCCGCCAGCGCGTAGGCCAGCGAAAACAGGCCGTGGTTGAGGTTCATCAGGCTGCGCCTGCTTGCGCTCTCGGCTTCGCTGACCTCGTTGTTGGCCAGGACGTCGGCCACACCCGATCCGCCTGCCGCCAGGAACAGCGCGACACCCATCATCGCAGGGGTCGTGGCGAACCCGGCAAGCAAGAAGCCCGACACCATCGCGGCCGCGCCCGCCATCATCGCCCATGCGCCGACAAGGCGATAGACCAGCGGGGCAAGCCACATTGCCATCAGCGCGCCGGTCGACCCGATCAGGATCAGCGTTCCCCAGAACCCGTCGCCGGCACCGACCTGTGCCTTGAGCACCGGCATCTGAGCCGAAAACGCCGCCCAGCCGAAACCGACGACGATGAAACCGGTCAAGGCGCGCCGGGAG
This sequence is a window from Thalassococcus arenae. Protein-coding genes within it:
- a CDS encoding alpha-hydroxy acid oxidase, whose product is MPVITEIEDLKRIYRRRVPKMFYDYCESGSWSEQTFRENSSDFDKLYLRQRVAVDMAGRNLKTQMIGQDVSMPVALAPVGLTGMQHFDGEIKAARAAEKFGVPFCLSTMSICSIEDVASHTEKPFWMQVYTLKDDDFMQRLFDRAKDAKCSAAVITVDLQLLGQRHKDLKNGLSAPPKLTPASVANMMTKVQWGIGMLSTKRRFFGNIVGHAKGVTDPSSLSTWTAEAFDQSLNWDRIREFRKMWDGPLIIKGIMDPRDALEACNVGADAIIVSNHGGRQLDGALSSIRALPAIVDAVGDKIEVHLDSGIRSGQDVLKAVAMGAKAAWIGRAWVYGLGAMGQQGVTRALEVIHKELDMSMALCGRTDIAKVDRDILMVPQGFDDGWQ
- a CDS encoding MFS transporter — its product is MRLLNDLVASRRALTGFIVVGFGWAAFSAQMPVLKAQVGAGDGFWGTLILIGSTGALMAMWLAPLVYRLVGAWAMMAGAAAMVSGFLLAGFATTPAMMGVALFLAAGGSGVADVLANNEVSEAESASRRSLMNLNHGLFSLAYALAAVGVGVARDAGLEPPVIFAGLAVAVAMLVPWMRLPDRALQSGDPADGATERVSRAIVWVGGLVVLAAFLSEAASEGWSALHIERTLNGSPGQGANGPALLATGMAVGRLGAHLIGAGWPPFRVMVIASCLAGGGLALAGMAPSIPVAYLGFLLGGLGSSVVGPLALGLVGQAVPPRFRLTAISQAAALGYAAFFLGPVIMGFVSEGFGLRMSFYVIAAIMFAVAAGLLPVWARLLSRQ